The Theobroma cacao cultivar B97-61/B2 chromosome 2, Criollo_cocoa_genome_V2, whole genome shotgun sequence genome includes the window TCTTGTTCCTTGCTTTTGCCAGACTATTCTATGTAGATTTGTAGCTGAATCTGATCACATAAGGAATACATATTTTTGTTGTCagtttaaacattttaagtaAAACACTTTGTTGTGTGTGAACCTAATTTGTTTacacttttcttttccatcTTTTGGTTTAGCTTATGTTTAAAagttaattcaattaagtACGATTCATAGGAAATCTAGCTTCTTTGTCAAATGCAGACTAGTCAAAGTTGGAGGAGTAATAAAGCTAGGAGAGATGGAGAGAACCAAGCCTAGGGGTCATTTAAATCCCAATTTGCTgtaacaaaatgaaaaaacaaattcCCATGATTGATCACTTTGATTTGGATCAACcgtggtttttcttttaatgaaattaagtgtataaataaaataagaagcTAAATATGGACTTGAATCgatttttcttctcctcttaAATTAATGTAGTAGGCCCATCTTATTTGGCAGAAGAAAGTTGATATATCCATATTCTATATAAATCTCAGGTAGGGAGAATGGAGATTTTATAATTGtgttaattaaatcaattgagaaattttctgagagaaaattaattaatgagatCTTAGATATCTAACtacttttttataataaagAACTTTCATTAACGTGACAGCAAGATACCCGCACCAGCGAGTAAGAGTGGCTAACTACTTTAGTTATTGACTAATTAAGTACGAGAGAGATAACAGTTATTCatataatgataaattaacatatacatatatatatatatatatatatatatatatatatatatatatatcaatcttATTTTACGTTAATAATAGGCTGCTAGCTGTAGCTATATATGGTGTCTAATTCCTTGGCTGGTTCTTGTAGTCAGCCCACAACTGGTCAACCGTCTTGCCCAGCAGCTGAGAAAAGAAGTCAGTACTGTAACCATCTCTCATCTTCCTGTTAAGCTCTGCTACAAACCCTGGTCTAAGACCTTCACAATATTCCAAAAATCTAGCCGTAACGGAGTAGCCGTCGTACCATTTATCGCCTTGTCCTGGCTGTGCCCACCCAGCTGGAACGTAACCAGCCTTCAGCCTTACGAAATCTGCAATCCCTTCAATCAATTTCCCAAGAGTTTCGTCTTGTTGCCCATTCCCGTTCCACTGCCATACGTGAGTCATCTCGTGGTAAAGCACCCCATTGAATTCTGGCTTTAGTTTATCACCGCTAAAAGCTTCGATATGCTTATCGCTTACTTGAATCTTATCGTTGCTTGTACGTGCAGGAATTTGCGGTGGCAGGGTATCGACGACGAAAAGGCTTACGGTTGAAATACTGTTCCTCTTTCCATCCTGCGGATCAGTTTGTTGGAAGAGGTTCCAGATGAATTCCGAGGCCGATTGCATTTGTTGCCTCGTGTATTCAACTCCGAGCTGGTTGTTGAATATGATGCCTCCGGCAGTTGTTGCAGCCTGGTTGGTAACAGCGTAATCGACAGCATCCATGCCATGCAGGGTTGCTAGTGCCAACAgagaaacaaggaagaaaattTGGTGAGCCATGGGATTTTTTGTTGGTGTTGCGGTAGTGAATTGTTGGTTTAAGGTTTATATAGAAATCACCACAAACGCATTATCCTCCAAACTTATATtctaaaaaacaaataagaattttCTTCAAGTAACATGGGCCTTAGTCGGGCTTTTAGCACTTTCTTCATTACCTCCCTTCAAATTTAACTGGTCCTACTATAAATTCAAGCCCACAAGAGATACTTTTAAGTGTCCAAATCTGTTAAAGCTTTAAACTGAAAAACAGGCTGGGCTTGACGGAAGCCCAGGCTCGGGTAAATTGGCAAGCCGAATATCTCGAAAACATTAGAATCAAAGAAGTGGGAAATTTAAACGGGTAAAATTTATCAGCATTGCTTTTCttaagtaaattaattggtaGGATCAAGACACATGAGAAGACCTCAATAACCATCTACACAGTTAATTGCATTGATCAGTTAATTAGTAAAGTAAAAACATCAAACTGGGTTTTGTCCTTTAATTCAGCCTGGATAGTTTCCAATTGAAAATCAGTGGAAAATCATAAACCATCAAATAAGTGAAGGTCATTAGACCAGAGATAGAACCATTTAAAACCTATGAGATTTCAAAAGATTTCTTTCTAAGCATCCTAATTATTTCCCAACAAGTACTAAAAGTGACGAGGGCACCTTGCAAGGGCAATTTCTGGCAAACTCGACGAATATATTGGCAAGGTCGTGCACAAATAACATAccttttttaatgaattttaccggataataatataaaaccATATATGCTGGTTCCCAAAATTCAACGCTCTttagtctttttctttttttaatattttcatttaacatactatacatgaaatttaacttaatatatatatatatatatttaattaaaagcactttaatatatatatatacttaacatataaaatttctttaatctcTATGTGACTGTCGCATTAATTCTCTTCGGTGATCTTTAGTTATATAATCGATAAATATAATTTGCAATCAATCCTCATTCAATTTtagataatttttcaaaaggagaaaaaatggATGAATGAATTGAAAGATACACTGTCATTAAAGTTATGAATATAAAAGCACATGTAAgtaaagatttatttatgtatttatcCTTAATGGTACAAAGTTAATAatgttttttcttatttataaacaaaaataaagtagTACTAATAATATtactgtaaaaaaaaaaaaggataaagtAACGGAGCAGTATATATTGCAGCAACCAGTTTGAAAACACAATAGTTTGATCCCCAAGACCAACAATGTTTGTTCATATCCAAAATAAGTCAACTTCTTACGAGATAGCTGACCTTAAAACAGATCAATATTTGCTTTTTGATCATAGAAGAGTTggcctctttctttcttttttttttaattaaagatctgttttgaaaaagaagaagaagaaaagaagaatttttgTTTGAACCTTTTGCGCCATCACATTGTCTTGCATGgagattatttttcttctttgaaggGATGATCGAGCCTCTGAGAGGAGTCCATTAAGGAATTtgaataaacttttttttttgtcgtTTCTCTCATTTGAATGACTATAGCACGATTGCCGTCGCAccaattcatttaaataattaaatgtatttatgtgatccaaaaaaaaaagataaattcttTTAAACTCCACAAAATCGGAAATTTTAAACATAACAActgtaataaaaaaagtaaataaaaatactttacTCGATTAGTGAAGCCGAGCTATATTACGTTATATATTTTGCGCAACATTGGAAACATTTGTCTATGACTTTCAGAACAGTTCAGGTTTAGATAGACAGACAAAGACCACATGGCTGCTCATATTTCATTTTAAGACCAGCTAAGCAGACGTGGGTCTCCGTCCAACGAACCCCCAT containing:
- the LOC18608021 gene encoding uncharacterized protein LOC18608021 — protein: MAHQIFFLVSLLALATLHGMDAVDYAVTNQAATTAGGIIFNNQLGVEYTRQQMQSASEFIWNLFQQTDPQDGKRNSISTVSLFVVDTLPPQIPARTSNDKIQVSDKHIEAFSGDKLKPEFNGVLYHEMTHVWQWNGNGQQDETLGKLIEGIADFVRLKAGYVPAGWAQPGQGDKWYDGYSVTARFLEYCEGLRPGFVAELNRKMRDGYSTDFFSQLLGKTVDQLWADYKNQPRN